The following nucleotide sequence is from Bactrocera oleae isolate idBacOlea1 chromosome 2, idBacOlea1, whole genome shotgun sequence.
ACTGCGCACACCAAACACGTAAGTATTCAATTTGGGAAGCGTGTGTTATGACTGCCgtacaatgtttttatttaaaataataatacaaatcaaataaaaaagcgaaTCACACTATAACCAGGAACAATCGTTTAATTCCCagcaaattatattgaaatcttttcaattcattttcaacgcatttacaatatttatttatttatttatttttctacaaCACGCTTTTGTTGTTTCAACTAATTTGCATTGTATTTTACATGTACCGTTATTGCAGTGGTATACAAGGGACAAGTCACCACCAAATACTACCGCTTCCTGACGAAGGGCGGCGGCTGGGTCTGGGTGCAGTCGTACGCGACAGTGGTGCACAACACACGCTCCTCGCGCACTCACTGCATCGTCAGCGTAAATTATGTGCTTAGGTGAGTTCAATGCTGGTATATAGTAAatgtttgcatgtgtatgtgtgttacgGAAATAGTGTTGAGTAATACGGATAAGTCCAACCAATAACGGGTGGATTACGAAACGTTGGCGCTGGAAAAATATTGGCCATGCTGAAGTGTTTTAATAGGATTGTTTTGTTATGAAGGGATTTTGTGATTGCGCCGAGTAGTTTTGCAgcaggaaaatatttttcatatcgtGTGGCATATTGCTATTGTCATATATAGTGCTTTATTACTACGCTTTATATGTGCTAGTAAATGATGGACGaggattttatatatatgtatgtagggaatatgtttttttgtaattgaatAGAGTGAATAgtcattagggtggagcgaaaaaaattttttttttgcttagcctgaaagtaaaatttgtagcttataaaaaaatttttttaacatctagggACCCacacacttttaaagtaaatttcgagttacaattttttttaagagttaaGAGTCCTTTTTCTgtccaattaaaagttattaacttaaaaaaattttttgtgatcattattggagttttaaaagaaagtcttaaacgacaacatgttttccttaagcgttaaaataaattttgagtcaaaaaccttcgaattcggtaatttttatataaatgtgaagagtttaaaccaaaaaaattttaactcgaaatttaaatgttaaaaattttttttccaaaaattttcatttttaataatcaacaaattaagattaaaaaaattttttttcgctccaccctaacaGTCATATACCCAGCGATATTTAAAAgcaatgcacatatatacatatatatatatttatatatacatatttcttagaAGTATAATCGATTAATTTTGAGATTTCCATGTccgatatatgtattgtatatggtatattcatTATATACTACGGTCGAATGAAGAATTTTTTGGGAGTTTAGTTTATGAGTTTATACTTAGTAGTAAgtctaaaaatttgttttatccGGAATTTTGTGCGAAgattttgatacataaatataccaaaaataccATATgtagatttagaaaatttaacgTACTTTAAGACCCCGCAATTTGTATACCCTAAACAAGGTTTATATATACCCTAAAGGcgcagtttgtaacacccagaaggaaacattggAGATCCTACAAAgcatatactatacatacatatgtatatgaaagatCAGCGTGAGAAGATgcgtcaatttagccatgttggTCCGAGTGTctgtaaatatgcaaattagcccttcagttttttagatatcgatctgaaaatttgcacaagtGGTTTTTTCCTCAAGAAGCCTCTCATTTGTTGGAAAatgcgatatcggaccactattattacaaactgatcgaataaaatcaagataaagatctttttataccctattATGCTATAAAAAGGATTTATTGTATAACTAAATACAGctaatgaatgaaaaaatagTCAACTTTTCGACTATTCGCAAAAAGGCGGCtaacccaaaaaattgtttttgcttcaaaaataatatttccttGTTCATAACCTGGACAATTTATCTaagaaaattatgtataaatttcAAATCGTTTGGTCCAGCCGTTTTGGAAAATTATGCTCACGGAATTTTGAAGAGACGTACTGTGTGCGTGGGTACAAAAACGTTcgtatctccgaaaatatttaTCGGATCAacagcatatgtatgtatattggcgAAAATCGATTTTGTGAAAATTCTAACTAGGCATAACCGCTTCTAATATAGAAAGCGTATgcgtaataatttttatacctcTTGTACATGGCCTGGTTACCAGTGGTGCGGGTTTTTCTATTTAAAgtactttttttcaatatacaaaAGTCGCAGTACGGCAAAAGCAAATCCGCAAGCCTAACAAAGAGAAAATGGTTTCTTTAAATATGATCATTCGTTCGGTTTTTGCTTAAAACTTGTAGAACCCTTCccttatatatgaatatatttatgtaaataacattaactaaatatagttttaattcCATTTTAAGATATGTCCCAGCGTAAGGATAATCATGAGAGGAAATAATTCAAAATCCCCTACTTCAACTCCAAATGTTCATGGATTAGCTTTTCCTCGATTCCTTCaagattacttttttttttacaaaacttttaaaagtttGGAAACGAGCACTTTTGATGCAGTTAAAAtcgaatatttttcatttctctCATTGGTGATTCGGATATCCACTGAGAGcttagtatttataaatataatattttataatattgcatatttttttaaattacaacctTTATTAcctttcaaaattttctaattattccttcattaattgttgttttttgtttccaacCACCTTTTCAGTGAACAAGAGGCCAAAGACTTGATTCTCAATGAAATACAAACGGGTGTGGTTAAGAGCGAGCCAATCACCGCTTCGACTGTGTTGACGCCATCTTTGCATGCGGCACACGCAGCTGCCGCCGTCACACACCCGGCGTTAAGCAATGGCATTGCAGTTGGCAGTTCACCGAGTTGCGCGGCGCTCAGCGTGAGTCCCAAATTGGACTCGTGTTATGAGAGTGCTGGCGTACACCTACCACCTAACGTGCTTACACCGGTATTGActggcggcagcagcagcagtggtggcggcggcggcggcaacGGCGTAGcgcacaataataacaacaataatgccTATATGACGGGACATATAATGCACACGCAACTGCCGCATCATCAGCACGGGCATCTGCATGCACATCCGAATGCGCATGTGCACACGCATCAACTACATCACGTGCATCCACACGCGCATGCACACGAAGTGCCGCTACCACCGCAAACGCAACACGAAAACCTCAACTATACAACACTCTTCCCGCCGATCAATGATCTCGTGGTCACTTCATCGACACTCGGTCACGAAATGCAATACCCGGACACAACCACCGGCCCGTACTACGGTAGTAGTGTCGGCGCGtccaatagcaataacaactcTGGCAGTGAACACTACTACTACGAGGCGGCGCCGTCAGCCACCTCACTCAATCGACCGTATTCGGCGAACTCCAACAGCTGTTCGAGCAGCGCGGAGAGCGAGCGCCAAATGTCCACCGGAAATGCATCGATTATAACGGGCAATTCGCCGCAGACGACGTACAGCGAGTTGAGTCACACATTTGAATTGCACTACCTGTCGGACAGCAGCTCGCATCAACAGGCCGCTTTGGCAGGACCACCGACcacacaacagcagcaaccacaacaacatCACCTACAATCTATGGAGCATCATCAACATACGCATCATCACCAAACACATCAGTTGCAGCAGCAAACCTTGGCGTCCAGTCACATTGCCACGTTGCAACAGCCAGCGACGTCACAGACgcagccgcaacaacaacaaatggagCACCAACAAATGCATCAGCATCATCAAACAACGCTGGTTGCTCATCAACTGCAGCAACACGATCATGAACAactacaacagcagcaacaacaacagcaacagcatgaGCATATTGCACGCTCTTTTGCCGTCGCCGTGGAGAAGGGCGTAAGCGTGCAGCCGCAATACACCAGCGTCATTGTTGACCCCCATCATCACTATATACCCAACGATTTTGTACATTAGCATTTGCTAGCTGGTACGATCCGCTGGATCGGTGGCAGTCAAGCACGTATGGTGCTCTTATTGGTGGCGCCTTGGGTGTCGTCATGTTGCTATGACTTTTTACGGGGTCAcagcgcattgttgttgttaattttaatagTTCTAATTACTACAAATTAAATTGGACTGAgtcacaaaaatatatgtatacatgcatatatacctacatataaatTTCGTTTAAACGCTATTGCCCGTTACTTTCACTCGAATATGGTCTGCGCTAGCTGCGGAAAACGCCGCATATACAGTTTTCCgagtattaaaaacaagaattttcatgtatgtacatatacatatatgtacatatgtatttgtatacacCAGAATACCTATGAGAACTGTGAAAGCATTATAACGCGATAActtgttaaaaatgttttatttaaggcaaatatttttaattttttttaaagaaagttATTGCCTTGACTTCTGCTGGTTAAATAgttaaaaagatattaaatatatataaaatataacaaaaagttataaacttatttaaaataatttgttttgaatttgtttGCTTGCCGCTCTAATCTAAATTTCGAACtgaataacaattttatttttgccttaaaatatttttataaaacttattttgatgcagtataaaaaaattctgttttttaacaattttgaaatGATTACTCCTCTGGCAATATATGAAAAAGTGGACTTGGCATTCTTACTCGATTATATGCAGGtagattttcaatttatatttctgATTTTGGTATTAGAAACTGAAAATTTGATTTATAAATTCTTGAATGTGTAAGTTTGCCGACCACTGCTCTAGAGTACTGAAGATGATGGCTCTGCgagctttatttaaaaatgtattgtacGCAAGcgcgaaaatatgtaaatttaaaaacaattttttttattacaaacttGGAATAAacagttttgttttattttccaatcaggtaattgggattaaaatttaatttttaattttcgatcCGATATTtggattgaaaaatttatttttatttttcgattcggtatttggtattaaaattttgaagattATTTTCAATTACGATTTTAAATTGTTGCTTTAATTGTTAGTtcagttattttttaacatatatatatatatactttgggAGGTTCGTGTAAAACTTCACTTTTTATGgcattttgcttaaaaaaaattgtaacttttccaaaaattctttaaagttctttaaataactatttatatagtttacatacatatattatataaatatatattcagatCTCATAACAGTTATGCGGTGTTTTTTTCACGGGTTAGTGTGACCACATTTacttcaaattaatttaataataaacaaaaatatataaataattttgtttcaactTAGAATGCCTTCACTTAGtttctaataatttatttagcaaCTTTTTCTTAATGggcaaattaattttacttaataatatattcaaatacatgtgcttaaaagaatattttatttattacccaAAGTTGCGCAATTGTCAAGCCAAATTGTTTgtgtattttctttaatattaagtaataagaatatgtaaataaatgtattgctaaattaataaaacaagcgATAAAACTAACTGTACAAAAATTGTGAGTTTTTCCAGTTATTCGCCTAATTCCGCTATGGTTTATCCATggcgaatatacatatgtaaatgttgtATGTTGAGAACagtataaacaatttatttaaaaagtgtacgtaaaatcaaaattatatataaaaactaaataatagtGAGAGTTCTAAGCCATTTTATGCTTGGCCATGATCGTCCACGCGATCAAGAGAAGATAATACTttgattttttctaaatatagaCATTAAAGTCGATTGACAGACTAATATAAGGTATAACTAaagaaacatataaataaagtgataattatttatacaaattgtgttttatttaattattaacatttaattaaaatgctaaTACTTTATTAAGTTTGTTAGTTAGTTAACAACAGGGTTGTGaatctttaattaaaaaaattgggattaaaagtaaaatttatttgaaaatatcactcttgatttgaatgaactcgaaaaaatgttaattgtaaatttttattttaattttcaatccggtagttgcgataaaaattttcatataaatttattttttaatatggtatgtggaatcaaaattttttttttatttatttttaatcctgTATTTGCGAtcacaatataaaataaaaaatttaattcaaatgtttattcaataattgttttaataCGTTATTTGCGACCCTGGTTAAcaacaaatgtttaaataaaaaaatttgaaataataatgtagacatatgatattttaaatagattattataatatttttattagcaaaaaaccatttaaattttttatatatataagaaataagtagaaattatttaagttttaatttataattaatcaattagtgtgttttttgttattataaacaCGGCCTTCTCACACCAAAATTTCAATAAGTCGATAAGTTTGGATTCGCCCCTAGGCGTTAACGAGTTGAAGTCATGCACTGCGAACTAAGAACAAaacttttccttttttatacaTAGACAATATatgttaaacaaaataaaatctatcaagtaataattttttagttcaaacccaaaaaagtttatttgcattttttatttacgtaaattaatttttttaaacttcgtATATGTTGATCCAATAGGTTTGAAAATACGAACTGCTAGCAACATTGCTAAAATACGTGAAAACATACGGAATGGAAGTGTGCACTGAACACACTCAGTTTCTCGCTACAGGGTTGTATTGGTGGATACTTGTTCTAAATGCTAATGTGTTATGAaatctgtatatatttcttcgatATCAAGTCGTAGCTGATACAAATatggggtcggctttagaataacgtcccacgctttcggggataaaacgggtatgggcggatagaggagatccttcAGATcaagaatttatatattatttatatttacgtttaaagttgaaaatttcaactatttaaagtacgtatttttgcgagttaaaatgaattatacacttatatttttcacttttatatccactaacacttgactaattcgtttttagaaattttttttatattagatgctgcaaaaatagctttatttcaatatttaaatcattctttaattttattaattttgacaataacaaaatggttgtgaatgtcaaaacatcagtgttgccatactaatatattttgcaaacgaagaaaaataaaattaacagagagattgtatcctagatacaggaaacaacgcaaaaagaatttctgcgcgtaaaaactttggtacactccggtgttggatcgaccagagttatttttttttgaagcgcggccaaagGCCGCCAACACAAAGAGAAgttatacaagaaaaaagtaatattgtcatagagggtataacataatacttaacatcaatgctttgtaatagtttatttctctaggttttggatacctgtatttggggtattatctgttttaatttctttcagttcaattacaaaagatgtcgataaggtaacactggttatttgaaattttgcaaaacttttgttattgtcagaattaatagaatttaacgataatttaattattgaattaaactatttttgcactatataatgtaaaataaatgtgtacaaacgaattagtgaagtgttagtggatataaaagtggaaaatataagtgtataactcattcgaaatgggaaaaatgcgtactttaaatagtcgaaattttgaactttaaacccaaatatctcgaaaactataagtttcccacggctatatatatatatatcctctatccgcccatacccattttatccccgaaagcgtggaacgttatactaaagttttccccaaatatgtattatataaattaaatattattataaataatattaaataaatttgtcgaAATGATTAATCGcgttaataaggaaaaaattttcTGGGTTAATTCCAAAC
It contains:
- the sim gene encoding protein single-minded isoform X1; its protein translation is MKEKSKNAARTRREKENAEFFELAKLLPLPSAITSQLDKASIIRLTTSYLKMRQVFPDGLGEAWGTSPAMQRGAIKELGSHLLQTLDGFIFVVAPDGKIMYISETASVQLGLSQVELTGNSIFEYIHNHDHDEMNAILSMHPYMYQNPDAFINSLHLPQSGNPPTGHANVIGSPNGSYGNDRGSHTIELQKSFFLRMKCVLAKRNAGLTTSGYKVIHCSGYLKARIFPDYGDGHGGYIQNLGLVAVGHSLPSSAITEIKLHTNMFMFRACMDLKLIFLDARVSQLTGYEPQDLIEKTLYQYIHVADIGAMNCAHQTLVYKGQVTTKYYRFLTKGGGWVWVQSYATVVHNTRSSRTHCIVSVNYVLSEQEAKDLILNEIQTGVVKSEPITASTVLTPSLHAAHAAAAVTHPALSNGIAVGSSPSCAALSVSPKLDSCYESAGVHLPPNVLTPVLTGGSSSSGGGGGGNGVAHNNNNNNAYMTGHIMHTQLPHHQHGHLHAHPNAHVHTHQLHHVHPHAHAHEVPLPPQTQHENLNYTTLFPPINDLVVTSSTLGHEMQYPDTTTGPYYGSSVGASNSNNNSGSEHYYYEAAPSATSLNRPYSANSNSCSSSAESERQMSTGNASIITGNSPQTTYSELSHTFELHYLSDSSSHQQAALAGPPTTQQQQPQQHHLQSMEHHQHTHHHQTHQLQQQTLASSHIATLQQPATSQTQPQQQQMEHQQMHQHHQTTLVAHQLQQHDHEQLQQQQQQQQQHEHIARSFAVAVEKGVSVQPQYTSVIVDPHHHYIPNDFVH
- the sim gene encoding protein single-minded isoform X2, with protein sequence MKEKSKNAARTRREKENAEFFELAKLLPLPSAITSQLDKASIIRLTTSYLKMRQVFPDGLGEAWGTSPAMQRGAIKELGSHLLQTLDGFIFVVAPDGKIMYISETASVQLGLSQVELTGNSIFEYIHNHDHDEMNAILSMHPYMYQNPSGNPPTGHANVIGSPNGSYGNDRGSHTIELQKSFFLRMKCVLAKRNAGLTTSGYKVIHCSGYLKARIFPDYGDGHGGYIQNLGLVAVGHSLPSSAITEIKLHTNMFMFRACMDLKLIFLDARVSQLTGYEPQDLIEKTLYQYIHVADIGAMNCAHQTLVYKGQVTTKYYRFLTKGGGWVWVQSYATVVHNTRSSRTHCIVSVNYVLSEQEAKDLILNEIQTGVVKSEPITASTVLTPSLHAAHAAAAVTHPALSNGIAVGSSPSCAALSVSPKLDSCYESAGVHLPPNVLTPVLTGGSSSSGGGGGGNGVAHNNNNNNAYMTGHIMHTQLPHHQHGHLHAHPNAHVHTHQLHHVHPHAHAHEVPLPPQTQHENLNYTTLFPPINDLVVTSSTLGHEMQYPDTTTGPYYGSSVGASNSNNNSGSEHYYYEAAPSATSLNRPYSANSNSCSSSAESERQMSTGNASIITGNSPQTTYSELSHTFELHYLSDSSSHQQAALAGPPTTQQQQPQQHHLQSMEHHQHTHHHQTHQLQQQTLASSHIATLQQPATSQTQPQQQQMEHQQMHQHHQTTLVAHQLQQHDHEQLQQQQQQQQQHEHIARSFAVAVEKGVSVQPQYTSVIVDPHHHYIPNDFVH